Proteins encoded within one genomic window of Cellulomonas xiejunii:
- a CDS encoding carbohydrate ABC transporter permease has product MVTAENVTHLDEQLSKPTVYATRTVKDTRGYRVFYVVNATLLVIIAGVTLYPFVNLLAQAFSSESYINAGQVNLWPKGFNVTTFNLVMSDSMFWRNYQNTVYYTVVATLVAMVFTTTFAYAISKYHLKGRKVFIGIAVFTMFFNGGLIPNYVLVNELGLRNSVWAIALPNAISVFNLLVMKSFFENFSTEIEEAAEIDGLSTYGKLWRIVLPLSKAVIATMILFYAVSFWNSWFAAFLYMDHRELYPVTVYLRNLIAGATSVDGAAGSAEATQIAANVKAVTMLLTVLPIVCLYPFLQRYFVSGVMLGSVKQ; this is encoded by the coding sequence GTGGTGACCGCCGAGAACGTCACGCACCTGGACGAGCAGCTGTCGAAGCCGACCGTCTACGCCACCCGCACCGTCAAGGACACCCGGGGCTACCGCGTCTTCTACGTCGTCAACGCGACCCTGCTGGTGATCATCGCGGGCGTCACGCTGTACCCGTTCGTCAACCTCCTGGCCCAGGCGTTCAGCTCCGAGTCGTACATCAACGCCGGCCAGGTCAACCTGTGGCCCAAGGGCTTCAACGTCACGACGTTCAACCTGGTGATGAGCGACTCGATGTTCTGGCGCAACTACCAGAACACCGTCTACTACACGGTCGTCGCGACGCTCGTCGCCATGGTCTTCACCACGACGTTCGCCTACGCGATCTCCAAGTACCACCTCAAGGGTCGCAAGGTCTTCATCGGCATCGCCGTCTTCACCATGTTCTTCAACGGCGGCCTCATCCCCAACTACGTGCTCGTGAACGAGCTGGGGCTGCGCAACTCGGTGTGGGCCATCGCGCTGCCCAACGCCATCAGCGTGTTCAACCTGCTCGTCATGAAGTCGTTCTTCGAGAACTTCTCGACCGAGATCGAGGAAGCCGCGGAGATCGACGGGCTGAGCACCTACGGCAAGCTCTGGCGGATCGTGCTGCCGCTGAGCAAGGCGGTCATCGCCACGATGATCCTGTTCTACGCGGTCTCCTTCTGGAACTCGTGGTTCGCAGCGTTCCTCTACATGGACCACCGCGAGCTGTACCCGGTGACCGTGTACCTCCGGAACCTCATCGCCGGCGCGACCAGCGTCGACGGCGCCGCGGGCTCCGCCGAGGCCACGCAGATCGCGGCCAACGTCAAGGCGGTGACGATGCTGCTCACCGTCCTGCCGATCGTCTGCCTCTACCCCTTCCTCCAGAGGTACTTCGTGTCGGGCGTGATGCTCGGCTCGGTCAAGCAGTGA
- a CDS encoding LacI family DNA-binding transcriptional regulator, with product MATSSDNRRTVTIAEIATLAGVSVPTVSKVLNGRADVAASTRARVEAILEEHSYRRRRGRGSGDPNLIDLVFHHFDNAWAQEVIKGVEDAAAAHRVGVVLSELGGSHRPQQELIDDILARRPLGVLLVLSSLDTTQRHQLESRSIPFVVVDTWGEPPAGVPTVGSNNWNGGLIATRHLLSLGHRRIAVIAGPSDVLCSRARVDGYRSALEEAGIRPDPELVRWGDFHVDGGYKHGLELLSRTDRPTAIFAGSDYQSLGVMRAVRELGLSIPEDVSVVGYDDIPLAQWLGPSLTTVRQPLREMAGTATEMVLSLASGQHPANLRIDLATELVVRESTAPAPAGTL from the coding sequence GTGGCCACGTCCAGCGACAACCGGCGGACCGTGACGATCGCCGAGATCGCGACGCTCGCCGGCGTCTCCGTGCCCACCGTGTCGAAGGTCCTGAACGGCCGCGCGGACGTCGCCGCCTCGACGCGCGCACGCGTCGAGGCGATCCTCGAGGAGCACAGCTACCGACGGCGCCGCGGGCGCGGGTCGGGCGACCCGAACCTCATCGACCTGGTCTTCCACCACTTCGACAACGCCTGGGCGCAGGAGGTCATCAAGGGCGTCGAGGACGCCGCCGCCGCGCACCGCGTCGGCGTGGTGCTCTCGGAGCTCGGCGGGTCCCACCGGCCCCAGCAGGAGCTCATCGACGACATCCTGGCCAGGCGTCCGCTCGGGGTGCTCCTGGTCCTGTCGAGCCTCGACACGACGCAGCGTCACCAGCTCGAGTCGCGGTCGATCCCCTTCGTCGTCGTCGACACCTGGGGGGAGCCGCCCGCGGGGGTCCCGACGGTCGGTTCCAACAACTGGAACGGCGGGCTGATCGCCACCCGCCACCTGCTCTCCCTCGGGCACCGGCGGATCGCCGTGATCGCCGGCCCGTCCGACGTGCTGTGCTCCCGGGCACGCGTCGACGGCTACCGCAGCGCTCTGGAGGAGGCGGGCATCCGCCCCGACCCGGAGCTCGTGCGCTGGGGCGACTTCCACGTCGACGGCGGCTACAAGCACGGGCTCGAGCTGCTGTCCCGCACCGACCGCCCCACCGCGATCTTCGCCGGCTCCGACTACCAGAGCCTCGGCGTCATGCGCGCCGTGCGTGAGCTGGGCCTGTCGATCCCGGAGGACGTCTCCGTCGTCGGGTACGACGACATCCCCCTGGCCCAGTGGCTCGGCCCGTCCCTGACCACCGTGCGCCAGCCGCTGCGCGAGATGGCCGGCACCGCCACCGAGATGGTCCTGAGCCTGGCCTCGGGTCAGCACCCCGCGAACCTGCGGATCGACCTCGCGACCGAGCTCGTCGTCCGCGAGTCGACGGCACCGGCGCCCGCGGGCACGCTCTAG
- a CDS encoding gamma-glutamyltransferase family protein, translating to MFTTRPVLTGTLGMVASTHWLASAVGMRTLEAGGNAFDAAAAAGFTLSVVEPHLNGPGGDAPVIGHRAADAHTFVVCGQGVVPALATTEAYRELGVTEVPGTGHLAAVVPGAFGAWLDLLARYGTLPLADVLGPAIGYARDGYPLVAAAARTVATVSDMFRAHWPTSAQVYLPGGVPPGPGERFRNPDLARTFERLLAEASAAGPDREAQIEAARRAFYEGFVAETVDAFVAGTPVLDATGRAHTGFLRADDLAAWRATEEPTVAVPFAGVEVHKTGPWGQGPVLLQQLRLLEALGVEDLVRDVVEREGRGADDRGGPQAELVHAVVEVAKLAFADRDAWYGDSADVPLDALLSTAYAVERAALVGAGADDGFRPGAPAGRPPRLARALVAARALADAGGPDGDGGPLGAGLGEPTVAPTGLTRGDTCHVDVVDRWGNQVSATPSGGWLQSSPVVPGLGFALPTRAQMCWLEDGLPASLVPGRRPRTTLSPALALGAGHGFAFGTPGGDQQDQWPVPFLLRHVVGGSDLQAAIDAPTWHSTHVHGSFHPRAHTPRGVVLESRLGADVPGALEARGHAVVDAGAWSLGRLSAAGVAPNGWLYAAANPRGQQGYATGR from the coding sequence ATGTTCACGACCCGACCGGTGCTGACCGGGACGCTCGGCATGGTCGCCTCGACGCACTGGCTCGCCAGCGCGGTCGGGATGCGCACGCTCGAGGCCGGCGGCAACGCGTTCGACGCGGCAGCCGCCGCGGGATTCACGCTGTCCGTCGTCGAGCCGCACCTCAACGGCCCCGGCGGGGACGCACCGGTCATCGGGCACCGCGCCGCGGACGCGCACACGTTCGTCGTGTGCGGGCAGGGCGTCGTCCCGGCGCTGGCGACGACCGAGGCGTACCGCGAGCTGGGCGTCACGGAGGTCCCGGGCACCGGGCACCTCGCGGCCGTCGTCCCCGGGGCGTTCGGGGCGTGGCTCGACCTGCTCGCGCGGTACGGGACGCTGCCGCTGGCCGACGTGCTCGGCCCCGCGATCGGCTACGCGCGGGACGGGTACCCGCTCGTGGCGGCAGCCGCGCGCACGGTCGCGACGGTCTCGGACATGTTCCGCGCGCACTGGCCGACGAGCGCACAGGTGTACCTGCCCGGCGGCGTGCCGCCGGGCCCGGGCGAGCGGTTCCGCAACCCGGACCTCGCGCGCACGTTCGAGCGGCTCCTGGCCGAGGCGTCCGCGGCGGGGCCCGACCGTGAGGCGCAGATCGAGGCGGCGCGCCGGGCGTTCTACGAGGGCTTCGTCGCGGAGACGGTCGATGCGTTCGTCGCGGGGACGCCCGTGCTCGACGCCACGGGCCGCGCGCACACGGGGTTCCTGCGCGCGGACGACCTCGCCGCGTGGCGGGCGACCGAGGAGCCGACCGTGGCCGTCCCCTTCGCGGGGGTCGAGGTGCACAAGACCGGCCCGTGGGGCCAGGGGCCGGTGCTCCTGCAGCAGCTGCGGCTGCTCGAGGCGCTCGGTGTCGAGGACCTGGTCCGCGACGTCGTCGAGCGCGAGGGGCGCGGGGCCGACGACCGTGGCGGCCCGCAGGCCGAGCTCGTGCACGCCGTCGTCGAGGTCGCGAAGCTCGCGTTCGCCGACCGTGACGCCTGGTACGGCGACAGCGCGGACGTACCGCTGGACGCGCTGCTGTCCACGGCGTACGCGGTCGAGCGGGCGGCCCTGGTGGGCGCGGGCGCCGACGACGGCTTCCGTCCCGGGGCGCCGGCCGGTCGGCCGCCGCGCCTGGCCCGGGCCCTGGTCGCGGCCCGTGCACTCGCCGACGCGGGCGGGCCGGACGGCGACGGCGGGCCGCTCGGGGCGGGGCTGGGCGAGCCCACGGTCGCCCCCACGGGGCTGACCCGGGGCGACACCTGCCACGTCGACGTGGTCGACCGCTGGGGCAACCAGGTGTCAGCGACACCGTCGGGTGGCTGGCTGCAGTCGAGCCCCGTCGTCCCCGGCCTGGGGTTCGCGCTGCCGACGCGCGCCCAGATGTGCTGGCTGGAGGACGGGCTGCCCGCGAGCCTGGTGCCGGGGCGTCGCCCGCGGACGACCCTGAGCCCGGCACTGGCGCTCGGGGCCGGCCACGGGTTCGCGTTCGGCACCCCCGGCGGCGACCAGCAGGACCAGTGGCCGGTGCCGTTCCTGCTCCGGCACGTCGTCGGCGGGTCGGACCTGCAGGCCGCGATCGACGCGCCGACGTGGCACTCGACGCACGTCCACGGGTCGTTCCACCCGCGCGCGCACACGCCCCGCGGCGTGGTCCTGGAGTCGCGGCTGGGAGCCGACGTGCCGGGCGCGCTGGAGGCCCGTGGTCACGCCGTGGTGGACGCCGGAGCGTGGTCGCTCGGCCGGTTGAGTGCTGCGGGCGTTGCGCCGAACGGGTGGTTGTACGCTGCAGCGAACCCCCGCGGGCAGCAGGGGTACGCGACGGGCCGGTGA
- a CDS encoding amidohydrolase family protein has translation MPYDVVDAHLQVWDPESVHYPWMSQDPSLLRRAYRVRDLGGALDEHHVDGVVLVQSADNRADSEHLLFQALCSPHVLGVVAWVPLDTPDEAANQLDQWRVEPIVGISHHVDREADAGWLLGDGVDEGLTLLTERRLVLDLPATTPELLHHVATVADRHPKLTVVVDHLGSPPLAALRAGDTATWQRWAQALEVAAQAPNVVAKLAGLGRAAGPGWTVDDVRPAVDHAIATFGTDRLMAGSDWPTALDAHGSWDEVWGGLRATLVDLDEAAVARVMGRTAVETYGIPPLVPER, from the coding sequence ATGCCCTACGACGTCGTGGATGCGCACCTGCAGGTATGGGACCCGGAGTCGGTCCACTACCCGTGGATGTCACAGGATCCTTCACTCCTGCGCCGCGCCTACCGAGTCCGCGACCTCGGCGGAGCACTGGACGAGCACCACGTGGACGGCGTGGTGCTCGTCCAGTCCGCCGACAACCGCGCGGACAGCGAGCACCTGCTCTTCCAGGCGCTCTGCTCGCCGCACGTGCTGGGCGTGGTCGCCTGGGTTCCCCTCGACACGCCGGACGAGGCCGCGAACCAGCTCGACCAGTGGCGCGTGGAGCCCATCGTCGGCATCAGCCACCACGTCGACCGCGAGGCCGACGCCGGGTGGCTGCTGGGCGACGGCGTCGACGAGGGGCTCACGCTCCTGACCGAGCGCCGCCTCGTCCTCGACCTGCCGGCCACGACCCCCGAGCTGCTCCACCACGTCGCGACCGTCGCCGACCGGCACCCCAAGCTCACGGTCGTCGTCGACCACCTCGGGTCGCCGCCGCTCGCCGCCCTGCGCGCCGGGGACACCGCGACCTGGCAGCGGTGGGCGCAGGCGCTCGAGGTCGCCGCCCAGGCGCCCAACGTCGTCGCCAAGCTCGCGGGCCTCGGCCGCGCCGCCGGCCCCGGCTGGACCGTCGACGACGTGCGCCCGGCCGTCGACCACGCGATCGCCACCTTCGGCACCGACCGCCTCATGGCGGGCAGCGACTGGCCCACCGCGCTCGACGCCCACGGCTCGTGGGACGAGGTCTGGGGTGGCCTGCGCGCGACCCTCGTCGACCTCGACGAGGCGGCCGTCGCCCGCGTCATGGGGCGGACCGCGGTCGAGACGTACGGCATCCCGCCGCTCGTCCCCGAGCGCTGA
- a CDS encoding glycosyl hydrolase family 95 catalytic domain-containing protein, protein MHRTILPPWLGVVVTDDDVDAPPLLLRLDEPARTWTDAFPVGNGRIGAMVHGGTAHERLQVNDDTCWSGAPHDGPVEPVGPLGPDGAPGVVRRARRLLADGDPLAAEAELARLQSGWVQAYQPLVDVLLDQPDAAGGAGYRRTLDLARGVVTTTWASTADVPWRQDVLVSHPDGALLLERAADAAAPGGGEAWVRLTSPHPWAGAPTPVAAPDAHPRAAVVLATLDMPSHVLPDWVDGPDPVRYGGRAVHAAVALAVLADGDPDRDPDDGARVDVVDGAVRARGVRRLRVVLTTATDHDVATGTLHGDRARVAADALAGLGRAVADVDGIAARHVADHAALMGRVTLDLDAVAPDLPLDTRLARHAHGTADPHLAVLAFQHGRYLTVAGSRPGTLPLNLQGIWNASVRPPWSSNYTININTEMNYWPTLVGDLAECHEPLLGWLDRLSDAGRGTARTLYGVRGWVAHHNSDPWCFTGPTGRGHDSASWSSWPLGGAWLARHVVDHHDWTGDDAALRRHWPVVRGAALAVLDLLVELPDGTLGTSPATSPENHYLLPDGRPAAVSVSTTSDLAIIRDLLEHVRRLAPAAGDHDEDLRAAVDGALERLPTERVAPDGRLAEWRTDVPDAEPGHRHQSHLYRVFPGTSIDPDSAPALTAAALRTLDARGPDSTGWSLAWRLALRARLRDVDGVADLVTAFLHPVDAEPSVGDGPLRGGVYRSLLCAHPPFQIDGNLGFTAGVAEALVQAHRRGPDGVREVHLLPALPAAWPTGRVRGLRLRGGLRLTELAWRDGRVERAVLEADRPVVVDVRERGAAERRQVTLRPGRRVVAAAPA, encoded by the coding sequence GTGCACCGGACGATCCTGCCACCGTGGTTGGGTGTGGTCGTGACCGACGACGACGTGGACGCACCGCCGCTGCTGCTGCGGCTGGACGAGCCGGCGCGCACCTGGACGGACGCGTTCCCGGTCGGCAACGGGCGCATCGGCGCGATGGTGCACGGCGGCACCGCGCACGAGCGGCTGCAGGTCAACGACGACACGTGCTGGTCGGGAGCGCCGCACGACGGTCCCGTCGAGCCTGTCGGACCGCTGGGTCCGGACGGCGCGCCGGGCGTCGTGCGCCGTGCGCGCCGGCTGCTCGCGGACGGCGACCCCCTGGCGGCCGAGGCCGAGCTGGCCCGCCTGCAGAGCGGCTGGGTGCAGGCGTACCAGCCGCTGGTCGACGTGCTGCTCGACCAGCCCGACGCCGCGGGCGGGGCGGGCTACCGCCGGACCCTCGACCTCGCCCGCGGGGTCGTGACGACGACCTGGGCGTCCACCGCCGACGTGCCGTGGCGGCAGGACGTGCTGGTGAGCCACCCCGACGGTGCGCTGCTGCTGGAGCGGGCGGCCGACGCCGCGGCGCCCGGCGGCGGCGAGGCGTGGGTGCGGCTCACCTCGCCGCACCCGTGGGCCGGTGCGCCGACGCCCGTCGCCGCACCGGACGCGCACCCGCGCGCGGCCGTCGTGCTCGCGACGCTCGACATGCCGTCGCACGTCCTGCCCGACTGGGTCGACGGCCCCGACCCCGTCCGGTACGGCGGGCGCGCCGTGCACGCGGCGGTGGCGCTCGCGGTGCTCGCCGACGGTGACCCCGACCGTGATCCCGACGACGGTGCCCGGGTGGACGTCGTCGACGGTGCCGTCCGCGCCCGCGGCGTCCGTCGCCTGCGGGTCGTCCTGACCACCGCCACCGACCACGACGTCGCGACCGGGACGCTGCACGGCGACCGTGCCCGGGTCGCGGCGGACGCGCTCGCCGGGCTGGGTCGGGCGGTCGCGGACGTCGACGGCATCGCCGCGCGGCACGTCGCGGACCACGCCGCACTCATGGGCCGGGTGACGCTCGACCTCGACGCCGTCGCACCGGACCTGCCGCTCGACACCCGCCTCGCGCGGCACGCGCACGGTACGGCGGACCCGCACCTCGCGGTGCTGGCCTTCCAGCACGGCCGCTACCTGACGGTCGCCGGCTCACGTCCGGGCACCCTGCCGCTGAACCTCCAGGGCATCTGGAACGCGAGCGTGCGGCCGCCGTGGAGCTCCAACTACACGATCAACATCAACACGGAGATGAACTACTGGCCCACGCTCGTCGGCGACCTGGCGGAGTGCCACGAGCCGCTGCTGGGCTGGCTCGACCGGCTCTCCGACGCGGGCCGGGGCACGGCGCGCACGCTGTACGGCGTGCGTGGCTGGGTGGCCCACCACAACAGCGACCCCTGGTGCTTCACGGGCCCGACGGGGCGCGGCCACGACTCCGCGAGCTGGTCGAGCTGGCCGCTGGGAGGCGCGTGGCTGGCCCGGCACGTCGTGGACCACCACGACTGGACGGGCGACGACGCGGCGCTGCGCCGGCACTGGCCGGTGGTGCGGGGCGCAGCGCTCGCGGTGCTCGACCTGCTCGTCGAGCTGCCCGACGGCACGCTCGGGACGTCGCCCGCCACCAGCCCGGAGAACCACTACCTGCTGCCCGACGGCCGTCCCGCGGCCGTGTCCGTCTCGACGACGTCCGACCTCGCGATCATCCGTGACCTGCTGGAGCACGTGCGCCGCCTCGCGCCGGCCGCGGGGGACCACGACGAGGACCTGCGTGCGGCCGTCGACGGTGCGCTCGAGCGGCTGCCGACCGAGCGCGTCGCGCCCGACGGGCGGCTCGCGGAGTGGCGCACCGACGTGCCCGACGCGGAGCCGGGGCACCGGCACCAGTCGCACCTCTACCGGGTGTTCCCGGGGACGTCGATCGACCCGGACTCCGCGCCGGCGCTCACGGCGGCCGCGCTGCGGACCCTGGACGCGCGCGGGCCGGACTCGACGGGTTGGTCGCTCGCGTGGCGGCTCGCGCTGCGGGCCCGGCTGCGGGACGTCGACGGGGTCGCGGACCTGGTCACGGCGTTCCTGCACCCCGTGGACGCGGAGCCGTCCGTAGGCGACGGGCCCCTGCGCGGCGGGGTCTACAGGTCGCTGCTGTGCGCGCACCCGCCGTTCCAGATCGACGGCAACCTGGGCTTCACGGCCGGGGTCGCCGAGGCACTCGTGCAGGCGCACCGGCGCGGCCCGGACGGCGTGCGCGAGGTCCACCTGCTGCCGGCGCTCCCTGCGGCGTGGCCCACGGGACGCGTGCGGGGCCTGCGGCTGCGCGGGGGGCTGCGGCTGACGGAGCTGGCGTGGCGGGACGGGCGCGTGGAGCGTGCGGTGCTCGAGGCGGACCGTCCGGTCGTCGTCGACGTGCGCGAGCGGGGGGCTGCCGAGCGTCGCCAGGTGACGCTGCGCCCGGGGCGTCGGGTCGTGGCTGCGGCGCCGGCCTGA
- a CDS encoding tRNA (cytidine(34)-2'-O)-methyltransferase, whose product MHVAFFEPRIPGNTGNAIRMCAGTGATLHLVEPLGFELTEARLRRAGLDYHDLAHVVVHPGLDALLTALPTSRVWAFTTQATRRYTDVPWRDDDVLLFGPEPQGLPPHVLAHPRVEDQLRIPMLPGRRSMNLSNAAAVATYEAWRALGFPGGV is encoded by the coding sequence GTGCACGTCGCCTTCTTCGAGCCCCGGATCCCCGGCAACACCGGCAACGCCATCCGCATGTGCGCGGGCACGGGGGCGACCCTGCACCTCGTGGAGCCGCTGGGGTTCGAGCTCACGGAGGCCCGCCTGCGGCGCGCCGGCCTGGACTACCACGACCTCGCGCACGTCGTCGTCCACCCCGGTCTGGACGCGCTGCTGACCGCGCTGCCGACGTCGCGCGTGTGGGCGTTCACGACGCAGGCGACCCGCCGGTACACCGACGTGCCGTGGCGCGACGACGACGTCCTGCTGTTCGGCCCCGAGCCGCAGGGCCTGCCGCCGCACGTCCTGGCCCACCCCCGCGTCGAGGACCAGCTGCGCATCCCGATGCTGCCGGGCCGGCGGTCGATGAACCTGTCGAACGCCGCGGCCGTCGCGACGTACGAGGCGTGGCGCGCGCTCGGGTTCCCCGGCGGGGTGTGA
- a CDS encoding ABC transporter permease, translating into MSTDGVTVGSGASQAALAHDPAPAVAARGAADAPQGPGGRAARKRRGGHMTWRRALRRDWQLYSLLILPLLFFAIFRYVPMFGNVIAFRRFRPGGSIFGEEWVGLHYVRMFINDPTFWNVFQNTLVLGVLSLVIIFPLPIVLALMLNELRSQRFKRIVQTISYLPHFMSIVIVAGLVFQLTAIRGTVNQIITAIGGEAIGFMQLPEFFRTIYISSEIWQTVGWGTILYLAALSTIDPQLYEAARIDGANRWRQTWHVTLPGIRPTMVVLLILNIGSFMAVGFEKILLLYNPLLYPTADVIATYLYRVGIGSSQFSYATAIGLFEAIIGLTLVLSANAISRRVVGASLW; encoded by the coding sequence TTGTCCACGGACGGTGTGACCGTCGGCTCGGGCGCCTCGCAGGCCGCCCTCGCCCACGACCCCGCCCCCGCCGTCGCCGCACGCGGCGCGGCCGACGCGCCACAGGGGCCCGGCGGTCGCGCGGCACGCAAGCGTCGCGGCGGCCACATGACGTGGCGGCGCGCGCTGCGCCGCGACTGGCAGCTGTACTCGCTGCTGATCCTGCCGTTGCTGTTCTTCGCGATCTTCCGCTACGTCCCGATGTTCGGCAACGTCATCGCGTTCCGGCGGTTCCGCCCGGGCGGGTCGATCTTCGGCGAGGAGTGGGTCGGTCTGCACTACGTGCGGATGTTCATCAACGACCCCACGTTCTGGAACGTCTTCCAGAACACCCTGGTCCTCGGGGTCCTGAGCCTGGTGATCATCTTCCCGCTGCCGATCGTGCTCGCGCTCATGCTCAACGAGCTGCGCTCGCAGCGGTTCAAGCGGATCGTCCAGACGATCTCCTATCTGCCGCACTTCATGTCGATCGTCATCGTCGCGGGGCTGGTGTTCCAGCTCACCGCGATCCGCGGCACGGTCAACCAGATCATCACCGCCATCGGCGGCGAGGCGATCGGGTTCATGCAGCTGCCGGAGTTCTTCCGGACGATCTACATCTCCTCGGAGATCTGGCAGACCGTCGGCTGGGGCACGATCCTCTACCTCGCCGCGCTGTCGACGATCGACCCGCAGCTGTACGAGGCCGCGCGCATCGACGGTGCCAACCGCTGGCGCCAGACGTGGCACGTCACGCTGCCGGGCATCCGCCCGACGATGGTCGTGCTGCTCATCCTCAATATCGGGTCGTTCATGGCGGTCGGGTTCGAGAAGATCCTGCTCCTGTACAACCCCTTGCTGTACCCGACGGCGGACGTCATCGCGACGTACCTGTACCGCGTCGGCATCGGGTCGAGCCAGTTCTCCTACGCGACGGCCATCGGCCTGTTCGAGGCGATCATCGGCCTGACCCTCGTCCTGTCCGCCAACGCGATCTCGCGCCGAGTGGTCGGAGCCTCCCTGTGGTGA
- a CDS encoding extracellular solute-binding protein — protein MRTTKKRPLALAATAATLALALTACSGGSDEAAETPEASELGQVGAMEDFKVGTTFKATEPVEFGLMYRDHPNYPIKDDWDILKKFEENQNVTFDIQTAPLSDWQQAQSIAIGAGNAKDVISVTYPGQEVPFVAGGAILPVSDYVEHMPNFQEKVEKWGLEADIDRLRQEDGKYYLLPGLRESVRPSYAYAVRKDVWEQLGLSLEPETFEDFAADLAKVKAAYPDTYPLSDRWSANGPLEATLNVAAPNFGTAAGWGYGEGTWWDEDAEEFVYTGAMDEYRDLLEYYNGLVADGLMDPESLTQEDDQAIQKMASGQTFAQLTNDQEILKVRTAMTEVGTAGEVVMIRVPAGPAGDIQAGTRLVSGVMLAASAAEEDDFLAMLQFLDWLFYSDEGLEFAKWGVEGETYTKDGDKRVLATDIDQNGLNPGAPKALNVDFGYHNGVWMLEHGSSDELDRSMLRPEVVEFVESMSDKELAVVAPPAPLDELEREQVSLWQTGLRDHVLQNTAAFILGQRPLSEWDAYVTELEGKNLQQYLDVVNGAQKRYAEKNG, from the coding sequence ATGAGGACGACGAAGAAGCGGCCACTCGCGCTCGCCGCGACCGCCGCGACGCTCGCGCTGGCCCTGACGGCCTGCTCGGGCGGCTCGGACGAGGCAGCGGAGACGCCCGAGGCCAGCGAGCTCGGCCAGGTGGGCGCGATGGAGGACTTCAAGGTCGGGACGACCTTCAAGGCCACCGAGCCGGTCGAGTTCGGTCTGATGTACCGCGACCACCCGAACTACCCGATCAAGGACGACTGGGACATCCTGAAGAAGTTCGAGGAGAACCAGAACGTCACGTTCGACATCCAGACCGCCCCGCTGTCCGACTGGCAGCAGGCCCAGTCGATCGCGATCGGTGCGGGCAACGCCAAGGACGTCATCTCGGTGACGTACCCGGGTCAGGAGGTGCCCTTCGTCGCCGGCGGCGCGATCCTGCCCGTCAGCGACTACGTCGAGCACATGCCGAACTTCCAGGAGAAGGTCGAGAAGTGGGGCCTGGAGGCGGACATCGACCGCCTGCGCCAGGAGGACGGCAAGTACTACCTGCTGCCGGGCCTGCGCGAGTCGGTCCGCCCGTCGTACGCGTACGCCGTGCGCAAGGACGTGTGGGAGCAGCTCGGGCTGAGCCTCGAGCCGGAGACGTTCGAGGACTTCGCGGCGGACCTGGCGAAGGTCAAGGCCGCGTACCCGGACACGTACCCGCTCTCCGACCGCTGGTCGGCCAACGGCCCGCTCGAGGCCACGCTCAACGTCGCCGCCCCGAACTTCGGCACCGCCGCGGGCTGGGGCTACGGCGAGGGCACGTGGTGGGACGAGGACGCCGAGGAGTTCGTCTACACGGGCGCCATGGACGAGTACCGCGACCTGCTCGAGTACTACAACGGGCTCGTGGCCGACGGCCTCATGGACCCCGAGAGCCTCACGCAGGAGGATGACCAGGCGATCCAGAAGATGGCATCCGGCCAGACGTTCGCGCAGCTCACGAACGACCAGGAGATCCTCAAGGTCCGCACCGCCATGACCGAGGTCGGCACCGCGGGCGAGGTCGTCATGATCCGCGTGCCCGCCGGCCCGGCCGGTGACATCCAGGCCGGTACGCGCCTGGTCAGCGGCGTCATGCTCGCGGCGTCGGCTGCCGAGGAGGACGACTTCCTCGCGATGCTGCAGTTCCTCGACTGGCTGTTCTATTCCGACGAGGGCCTCGAGTTCGCCAAGTGGGGCGTCGAGGGCGAGACGTACACGAAGGACGGCGACAAGCGCGTCCTGGCGACGGACATCGACCAGAACGGCCTGAACCCGGGGGCGCCCAAGGCGCTCAACGTCGACTTCGGCTACCACAACGGCGTCTGGATGCTCGAGCACGGCTCGTCCGACGAGCTCGACCGCTCGATGCTCCGCCCGGAGGTCGTGGAGTTCGTCGAGTCGATGAGCGACAAGGAGCTCGCGGTCGTCGCACCGCCCGCGCCGCTCGACGAGCTCGAGCGCGAGCAGGTCTCGCTGTGGCAGACCGGTCTGCGTGACCACGTCCTGCAGAACACGGCCGCGTTCATCCTCGGCCAGCGCCCGCTCTCCGAGTGGGACGCGTACGTGACCGAGCTCGAGGGCAAGAACCTGCAGCAGTACCTCGACGTCGTGAACGGCGCGCAGAAGCGCTACGCCGAGAAGAACGGCTGA